From a region of the Tateyamaria omphalii genome:
- a CDS encoding DUF2125 domain-containing protein: MRRLMWIVALVALVWCGWWWAASSGLRGGVSAWFDARAAEGWQAEVQEVTGGGFPLTLRAGLRDVALADPQAGLAIRTGTLDIAAPAYWPGDVTVTLDDDPILIASPFGRSTLTMADGVMALNLHPGTALELEALGWTSGPWQVEDAQGILAQAGDLTLTMVQTDGATYALTAAAQSFAPGSAARRNLRLPDTFPGAFDSLQMRADITFDTAWDRRALDQRRPQPRVIDLHLAEAIWGDLQFNLSADLTVDAQGNPSGTVAIQAENWRTMLDLAENVGALPAQLRGQVEGVFQALAGASGNDDTLDVELTLRDGAIRLGFIPLAPAPRLILR, from the coding sequence ATGCGCAGATTGATGTGGATCGTTGCACTGGTGGCGCTCGTCTGGTGCGGCTGGTGGTGGGCCGCATCCTCTGGCCTGCGCGGTGGCGTGTCGGCCTGGTTCGACGCCCGCGCCGCCGAAGGCTGGCAGGCCGAAGTGCAGGAGGTCACAGGCGGCGGCTTTCCCCTGACCCTGCGCGCAGGCCTGCGGGACGTGGCCCTCGCCGACCCCCAAGCCGGGCTGGCGATCCGGACCGGTACGCTCGACATCGCCGCACCCGCGTATTGGCCGGGCGATGTGACCGTCACGCTGGACGACGACCCGATCCTCATCGCCTCGCCCTTTGGCCGCTCAACGCTGACCATGGCGGACGGGGTCATGGCGCTGAACCTGCACCCCGGCACCGCGCTCGAGCTGGAGGCGCTGGGATGGACATCCGGCCCGTGGCAGGTCGAGGATGCGCAAGGGATCCTCGCGCAAGCAGGCGATCTGACCCTGACCATGGTCCAGACTGACGGCGCGACCTATGCCCTGACCGCCGCCGCTCAATCCTTTGCCCCCGGCAGTGCGGCGCGGCGCAACCTGCGCCTGCCCGACACGTTCCCCGGCGCCTTTGACAGCCTGCAAATGCGCGCCGACATCACCTTCGACACGGCGTGGGACCGGCGCGCTCTGGACCAGCGCCGCCCTCAACCACGGGTGATCGACCTGCATCTGGCCGAAGCGATCTGGGGCGATCTGCAATTCAACCTGAGCGCCGATCTGACGGTGGATGCGCAGGGCAACCCTTCCGGCACGGTCGCCATCCAGGCCGAAAACTGGCGCACCATGCTGGATCTGGCAGAGAATGTGGGCGCCCTACCTGCGCAGCTACGGGGTCAGGTCGAAGGTGTGTTCCAAGCCCTCGCAGGCGCGTCGGGCAATGACGACACGCTGGACGTGGAGCTGACGTTGCGCGATGGGGCAATCCGCCTCGGCTTTATTCCGTTGGCCCCCGCGCCGCGTCTGATCCTGCGCTGA